The following coding sequences lie in one Miscanthus floridulus cultivar M001 chromosome 9, ASM1932011v1, whole genome shotgun sequence genomic window:
- the LOC136480646 gene encoding uncharacterized protein, translated as MDRGSSLYIMYVETLDAMGINRSHVRPIGAPFHGVMPRKQVVLLEQIDLPITFGDPTNYRMETLTFDVVRFHKTYHAILGRPCYAKFMAVPNYTYLKLKMTGPHGVITIDTSFQHAYECEVECCEHASAIIASEELAIIKEGTIEEAPDSKWLARSFEPMEGIKEVLIDPSSSEDKVVRIGTTLSSK; from the coding sequence atggatagaGGCAGCAGCCTCTACATCATGTACGTTGAGacgcttgatgccatgggcatcaatCGGTCGCATGTCCGACCAATCGGGGCGCCTTTCCACGGTGTCATGCCAAGGAAACAAGTCGTACTGCTTGAGCAGATTgacctacccatcacctttggggatccaaccaactataggatggagaccctcaccttcgatgtggttAGGTTCCAcaaaacctaccatgccatcctgggacgaccgtgctacgcgaagttcatggccgtccccaactacacttacctaaagctcaagatgacaggcccacatggggtcatcaccatcgacacctccttccagcatgctTATGAGTGCGAAGTTGAGTGCTGTGAGCACGCCTCGGCGATTATCGCCTCTGAGGAGCTCGCGATCATCAAGGAGGGGACCATCGAGGAAGCACCTGACTCCAAATGGTTGGCCAGATCTTTTGAGCCCATGGAGGgcatcaaggaggtcctcatagaccccagtagctccgaggacaaagtggtgcgcattggcaccacactttcctctaaatag